Proteins from one Streptosporangium becharense genomic window:
- the rhaS gene encoding rhamnose ABC transporter substrate-binding protein, with protein MFTFSRRSASTTVMAGLLSLGLVACGGGTTKDSASSAAPAAPASSAPATANPNAPIKEGLKLAFLPKQINNPYETIVDKAGIEAAAEFKGEAKEVGPSDASASSQVSYINTLTQQGHDAILIAANDANAVCGPLQQARSKGVKIVSYDSDASKDCRDIFINQANSEEIGRSQVKLLSEMIGSKGEIAILSATANATNQNTWIEFMKDELGKPEYKDMKLVKVAYGDDDDQKSFQETQGLLQAYPNLKGIISPTTVGISAAARYISGSKYKGKVVLTGLGTPNQMRQFVKDGTVEKFALWNPKDLGYLASYAAAALASGQITGAEGEVLKAGKLGERTVGKDGEIILGPPFVFDKGNIDQFDF; from the coding sequence ATGTTCACCTTCTCCCGGAGGTCCGCCTCGACCACGGTCATGGCCGGCCTGCTCTCGCTCGGACTCGTCGCCTGCGGCGGCGGCACCACCAAGGACTCGGCGAGCTCGGCCGCCCCGGCCGCCCCCGCCTCCTCGGCACCGGCCACGGCCAACCCGAACGCGCCGATCAAGGAGGGCCTGAAGCTCGCCTTCCTGCCCAAGCAGATCAACAACCCGTACGAGACCATCGTCGACAAGGCGGGCATCGAGGCGGCGGCGGAGTTCAAGGGCGAGGCCAAGGAGGTCGGCCCGTCGGACGCCTCCGCCTCCTCGCAGGTGTCGTACATCAACACGCTGACCCAGCAGGGGCACGACGCGATCCTGATCGCGGCCAACGACGCCAACGCGGTGTGCGGCCCGCTCCAGCAGGCCCGCAGCAAGGGCGTCAAGATCGTCTCGTACGACTCGGACGCCTCCAAGGACTGCCGCGACATCTTCATCAACCAGGCCAACTCCGAGGAGATCGGCCGCAGCCAGGTCAAGCTGCTGTCCGAGATGATCGGCAGCAAGGGTGAGATCGCGATCCTGTCGGCGACGGCGAACGCGACGAACCAGAACACCTGGATCGAGTTCATGAAGGACGAGCTCGGCAAGCCCGAGTACAAGGACATGAAGCTCGTCAAGGTCGCCTACGGCGACGACGACGACCAGAAGTCCTTCCAGGAGACCCAGGGTCTGCTGCAGGCATACCCGAACCTCAAGGGCATCATCTCGCCCACCACGGTCGGCATCTCGGCCGCGGCCCGCTACATCTCCGGTTCCAAGTACAAGGGCAAGGTCGTGCTGACCGGCCTCGGCACCCCGAACCAGATGCGGCAGTTCGTCAAGGACGGCACGGTCGAGAAGTTCGCCCTGTGGAACCCGAAGGACCTGGGCTACCTGGCCTCCTACGCGGCCGCCGCGCTGGCCTCGGGCCAGATCACCGGCGCCGAGGGCGAGGTGCTCAAGGCGGGCAAGCTCGGCGAGCGGACCGTCGGCAAGGACGGCGAGATCATCCTCGGCCCGCCCTTCGTCTTCGACAAGGGCAACATCGACCAGTTCGACTTCTGA
- a CDS encoding ABC transporter permease gives MTAVTAGRSPRNVVDLVFRARELSIVVALAALVAVTAGVNGNFLSEQGLKDIFLNASILVLLAVGQSVVVITRNIDLSVGSVVGLVAFTVGDFLAADHSRGIVFAVVLGVALGALCGLVNGLLVSFGRVPALVVTLGTLYVIQGVDHYIAHGRQINAVDLPPALLSLGNGSVLGIPYLPLIAVVVMFAVGYYLRSYASGRDFYAIGSSPEAASLAGVSVRRRVMAAYLFSGALAGLAGVLWLSRFGTVVADAANGWELQVVSAVVVGGVAITGGVGTVYGAALGALLLTTITSALVVLKVSPFWQQAITGALLLLAISVDRLLALRVARVLRRRNSRHGS, from the coding sequence ATGACCGCCGTCACCGCGGGACGCAGCCCCCGCAACGTGGTGGACCTGGTGTTCCGGGCCCGTGAGCTGAGCATCGTGGTGGCGTTGGCGGCCCTGGTCGCGGTCACCGCGGGCGTCAACGGCAACTTCCTGTCCGAGCAGGGCCTCAAGGACATCTTCCTGAACGCCTCCATCCTGGTGCTGCTCGCCGTCGGCCAGTCCGTCGTGGTCATCACCAGGAACATCGACCTGTCGGTCGGCTCGGTCGTCGGCCTGGTGGCCTTCACCGTCGGCGACTTCCTCGCCGCCGACCACAGCCGGGGCATCGTCTTCGCCGTCGTCCTGGGCGTCGCGCTCGGCGCGCTCTGCGGCCTGGTCAACGGCCTGCTGGTCAGCTTCGGCCGGGTCCCGGCCCTGGTGGTGACGCTCGGCACGCTGTACGTGATCCAGGGCGTCGACCACTACATCGCCCACGGCCGGCAGATCAACGCCGTCGACCTGCCCCCGGCGCTGCTGTCGCTGGGCAACGGCTCGGTCCTCGGCATCCCGTACCTGCCGCTGATCGCCGTCGTGGTGATGTTCGCCGTCGGCTACTACCTGCGTTCCTACGCCTCCGGCCGTGACTTCTACGCCATCGGCTCCAGTCCGGAGGCCGCGTCGCTGGCCGGGGTGTCCGTGCGGCGCCGCGTCATGGCGGCCTATCTCTTCAGCGGCGCGCTCGCCGGTCTGGCCGGAGTGCTCTGGCTCTCCCGGTTCGGCACCGTCGTCGCCGACGCCGCCAACGGCTGGGAGCTCCAGGTGGTCAGCGCCGTCGTCGTCGGCGGTGTGGCGATCACCGGAGGTGTCGGCACCGTGTACGGCGCGGCCCTCGGCGCGCTGCTGCTGACCACGATCACCAGCGCGCTCGTCGTGCTCAAGGTCAGCCCGTTCTGGCAGCAGGCCATCACCGGCGCGCTGCTGCTGCTGGCGATCAGCGTCGACCGGCTGCTCGCCCTGCGTGTCGCGAGAGTACTGCGAAGGAGGAACTCCCGACATGGCTCCTGA
- a CDS encoding ABC transporter permease, with protein sequence MAPDVKTAQPAGGVAALPPAGAAERGSFGRFLRWDTLVGLLLVLVFIGGSASSPGFASIDNLSFALGDLGEIALIALAMTMLVVAAEVDLSVASVLGLSSALVGALWDAGWAIETIIPLVVVIGAACGLVNGLLVTRLGLPSLAVTIGTLALYRGLAYVVLGDRAIAEFPQQYTSLAVDDIPGTPIPYPVALFILLAIITAVVLHATGFGRSLFAIGAQEEAALFAGIRVKRVKLILFVLSGTVAAFAGVVFTLRYGSARADNGMGLELAVIAAVLLGGVDFDGGRGTLGGVIAGVLLIGLLRNLLMLNDVSTEIQSIVTGLLLIISVITPRLVAVIGQRRRRPSPVPSPAPPAS encoded by the coding sequence ATGGCTCCTGACGTGAAAACCGCGCAACCCGCGGGCGGAGTGGCCGCCCTGCCCCCCGCCGGTGCGGCGGAGCGCGGCTCGTTCGGCCGCTTCCTCCGCTGGGACACGCTGGTCGGCCTGCTGCTGGTGCTCGTCTTCATCGGCGGCTCGGCGTCCTCGCCCGGCTTCGCGAGCATCGACAACCTGTCCTTCGCCCTCGGCGACCTGGGGGAGATCGCGCTGATCGCGCTGGCGATGACCATGCTGGTCGTCGCCGCCGAGGTGGACCTGTCGGTGGCCTCGGTGCTCGGCCTGTCGAGCGCGCTGGTCGGCGCCCTGTGGGACGCCGGATGGGCCATCGAGACGATCATCCCGCTGGTGGTCGTGATCGGCGCGGCCTGCGGCCTGGTCAACGGCCTGCTGGTGACCCGGCTCGGACTGCCCTCGCTGGCGGTGACGATCGGCACCCTGGCCCTCTACCGGGGCCTGGCCTACGTGGTGCTCGGGGACCGGGCCATCGCCGAGTTCCCGCAGCAGTACACCTCCCTCGCCGTGGACGACATCCCCGGCACCCCGATCCCGTACCCGGTCGCGCTGTTCATCCTGCTCGCGATCATCACCGCCGTGGTGCTGCACGCCACCGGCTTCGGCCGTTCCCTGTTCGCCATCGGCGCGCAGGAGGAGGCCGCGCTGTTCGCCGGCATCCGGGTCAAGCGCGTCAAGCTCATCCTGTTCGTGCTCTCCGGCACGGTCGCGGCCTTCGCGGGCGTGGTCTTCACGCTCCGCTACGGCAGCGCCCGCGCCGACAACGGCATGGGCCTGGAGCTGGCCGTCATCGCGGCCGTGCTGCTGGGCGGCGTCGACTTCGACGGCGGCCGGGGCACCCTCGGCGGTGTGATCGCCGGAGTGCTGCTCATCGGCCTGCTCCGCAACCTGCTCATGCTCAACGACGTGTCCACTGAGATCCAGTCGATCGTCACCGGACTGCTCCTGATCATCTCGGTGATCACCCCGCGCCTCGTCGCCGTCATAGGGCAACGACGGCGCCGTCCGTCGCCCGTTCCATCGCCCGCACCCCCCGCATCCTGA
- a CDS encoding glycosyl hydrolase: MSNDSGRGTPFTRRRVLQAGALAGAVTATGLGLSPNPAAARTGTRALQGNGNLADWFANPGRTVRPRFRWWWPDAKVDPAEIRREVDQIADAGFGGAEIAAVHHSIRDKSVLDVAVNGWGTPAWNAAVEAALDQAARRGITIDITLGPSWPAAVPTITPDSPAAVKELAYGSATVAAGAAYSGPVPAPVAAAAPGVTAQKLLLVQAVRVNPANSTRKETGLDFASVQDLTAQVTDGRIAWTAPVDGQWLILSYWERGSGQRPESDPHTDPLSYVVDHFSRAGTQAVIDFWEANLLTPRIRGLLKKSGGALFEDSIELETHALNWTPDLPAEFERRRGYPLAPYLPVIVRNKENPVHSYEAELTRHVRHDYWQTVSDLFNEHHFTMLRDWAHSIGLQLRAQPYGLETDAIAAAAILDVLEGESLGFKNLDDYRALAGGRDLAGRTVLSCEAAAYQGGAYNTTWEKILRTMGGAYAAGLNQTYLHGFSYASAPGVNWPGFAAFTPYNGGIGYSESWGPRHPTWRHARDVSGYLSRIHQVMQAGTAKIDVAVFRQKGYTKTGIGANWFTASGIPLGWTHQFVSEPLLDLPNATVSGGVLAPDGPAYRVVFVEGDLFAGGECTLPVAVAEKLLGYTRAGLPLVFLGDWSAATVPGVAGQGENERLRAVLAELFTQPKVRVVADKTKVGDALAELGLRPNTVYAQSSTLLHARRVADGVDYYYLCNGKHAETVKPPVAPIDHEVSLARTTDGAVPYRLDLWTGRAERIAAYTEEDGRVRVRVALQPSEATVIALGRPGLFGAGGGRSPHVTSTTAAEVRFVDGRLVARDTRAGRYETVLSNGRTATVVIDTVPEPMPLTVWRLEAEDWRPGASATETAVTVQKPVLDTLKPWPQIPELADASGVGRYTAVVELGAGWTGGHGAYLELGEVFDTCRVTVNGRRLPPVDLINPVVDLGSHLRRGSNTIEVEVATTLNNRLRVSDPGVYGAAARQNYGLVGPVRLVPYGQAPLSGR; the protein is encoded by the coding sequence ATGAGTAACGACAGCGGCAGGGGAACCCCCTTCACCCGCAGGCGGGTTCTGCAGGCGGGTGCCCTCGCCGGAGCGGTCACCGCGACCGGTCTGGGCCTTTCCCCGAACCCGGCCGCGGCCCGGACCGGCACCCGGGCCCTCCAGGGGAACGGGAACCTCGCCGACTGGTTCGCCAACCCCGGCCGCACCGTGCGGCCCAGGTTCCGCTGGTGGTGGCCGGACGCGAAGGTCGACCCCGCCGAGATCCGGCGCGAGGTCGACCAGATCGCCGACGCCGGCTTCGGCGGCGCGGAGATCGCCGCCGTCCACCACAGCATCCGCGACAAGTCGGTCCTCGACGTGGCCGTCAACGGCTGGGGCACCCCGGCGTGGAACGCCGCCGTGGAGGCAGCCCTGGACCAGGCGGCCAGGCGCGGGATCACCATCGACATCACTCTCGGGCCGAGCTGGCCCGCGGCCGTCCCCACCATCACCCCCGACAGCCCCGCCGCCGTCAAGGAGCTCGCCTACGGCTCGGCGACCGTGGCGGCCGGCGCCGCCTACAGCGGGCCCGTCCCCGCCCCCGTCGCCGCGGCGGCCCCCGGCGTGACCGCGCAGAAACTCCTGCTCGTCCAGGCGGTCCGGGTCAACCCGGCCAACTCCACCCGGAAGGAGACCGGGCTCGACTTCGCCTCCGTCCAGGACCTCACCGCCCAGGTGACCGACGGGCGGATCGCCTGGACGGCCCCGGTCGACGGGCAGTGGCTCATCCTGTCGTACTGGGAGCGTGGCTCCGGTCAGCGTCCCGAGTCGGACCCGCACACCGACCCGCTCTCCTACGTCGTCGACCACTTCAGCCGGGCCGGCACCCAGGCGGTGATCGACTTCTGGGAGGCCAACCTGCTGACCCCGCGCATCCGCGGGCTCCTGAAGAAGTCGGGCGGTGCCCTGTTCGAGGACTCCATCGAGCTGGAGACCCACGCGCTCAACTGGACGCCGGACCTGCCCGCGGAGTTCGAGCGGCGCAGGGGCTACCCGCTCGCGCCGTACCTGCCGGTGATCGTCCGCAACAAGGAGAACCCGGTTCACAGCTACGAGGCGGAGCTGACCCGGCACGTCCGCCACGACTACTGGCAGACGGTCTCCGACCTGTTCAACGAGCACCACTTCACCATGCTGCGCGACTGGGCACACTCGATCGGGCTCCAGCTGCGTGCCCAGCCGTACGGGCTGGAGACCGACGCGATCGCCGCCGCCGCCATCCTCGACGTTCTCGAAGGGGAGTCGCTGGGGTTCAAGAACCTCGACGACTACCGAGCCCTGGCCGGCGGCCGGGACCTGGCCGGGCGGACCGTGTTGTCGTGCGAGGCCGCAGCCTACCAGGGCGGCGCCTACAACACGACGTGGGAGAAGATCCTGCGGACCATGGGCGGCGCGTACGCGGCCGGCCTGAACCAGACCTACCTGCACGGTTTCTCCTACGCCTCCGCACCCGGCGTGAACTGGCCGGGTTTCGCCGCCTTCACCCCCTACAACGGCGGCATCGGCTACTCCGAGTCGTGGGGCCCCCGCCACCCCACCTGGCGGCACGCCCGGGACGTGTCGGGCTATCTCAGCCGTATCCACCAGGTCATGCAGGCCGGCACGGCCAAGATCGACGTGGCGGTCTTCCGGCAGAAGGGCTACACCAAGACCGGCATCGGCGCGAACTGGTTCACCGCGAGCGGCATCCCGCTCGGCTGGACCCACCAGTTCGTCAGCGAGCCGCTGCTCGACCTGCCGAACGCGACCGTGTCCGGCGGCGTGCTGGCGCCTGACGGGCCCGCGTACCGGGTCGTGTTCGTCGAGGGCGACCTGTTCGCCGGCGGCGAGTGCACGCTCCCGGTGGCCGTCGCCGAGAAGCTGCTCGGCTACACCCGGGCCGGGCTGCCGCTGGTCTTCCTCGGCGACTGGTCGGCGGCCACGGTGCCCGGTGTCGCCGGGCAGGGCGAGAACGAGCGCCTGCGGGCGGTCCTCGCCGAACTGTTCACCCAGCCCAAGGTGCGGGTCGTGGCCGACAAGACGAAGGTGGGCGACGCCCTGGCGGAGCTGGGCCTGCGTCCGAACACCGTCTACGCGCAGAGCTCCACCCTGCTGCACGCCCGCCGGGTCGCCGATGGGGTCGACTACTACTACCTCTGCAACGGCAAGCACGCCGAGACGGTCAAGCCGCCGGTCGCCCCGATCGACCACGAGGTCTCCCTGGCCCGGACCACCGACGGCGCGGTGCCCTACCGGCTGGACCTGTGGACCGGCCGTGCCGAGCGGATCGCCGCCTACACCGAGGAGGACGGCCGCGTCCGTGTCAGGGTGGCGCTCCAGCCGAGCGAGGCGACCGTCATCGCGCTCGGCCGGCCCGGACTGTTCGGCGCCGGGGGCGGTCGCAGCCCGCACGTCACCTCCACCACCGCCGCCGAGGTCCGTTTCGTCGACGGCAGGCTCGTGGCGCGCGACACGCGGGCGGGCAGGTACGAGACCGTGCTGTCCAACGGCCGCACGGCCACCGTCGTCATCGACACCGTGCCCGAGCCGATGCCGCTGACCGTGTGGCGACTGGAGGCCGAAGACTGGAGGCCGGGCGCCTCGGCCACCGAGACGGCCGTGACCGTCCAGAAGCCGGTGCTCGACACCCTCAAGCCGTGGCCGCAGATCCCGGAGCTGGCGGACGCCTCGGGGGTCGGCCGCTACACCGCCGTCGTCGAGCTCGGCGCCGGGTGGACCGGCGGGCACGGAGCCTACCTGGAGCTCGGCGAGGTGTTCGACACCTGCCGGGTGACCGTCAACGGCAGGCGGCTGCCCCCCGTCGATCTGATCAACCCGGTCGTGGACCTCGGCTCCCACCTGCGCCGGGGGAGCAACACCATCGAGGTCGAGGTCGCCACCACGCTGAACAACCGCCTGCGGGTCTCCGACCCCGGTGTCTACGGCGCCGCGGCCCGGCAGAACTACGGCCTCGTCGGCCCGGTCAGGCTGGTCCCCTACGGTCAGGCCCCCCTCTCGGGGAGGTGA
- the rhaI gene encoding L-rhamnose isomerase, translating into MSDIKAALRAQAIETPSWAYGNSGTRFKVFAQRGVPRDPYEKLADAAQVHAHTGAAPSVALHIPWDKVDDYADLAAHASNLGVRIGAINSNVFQDDDYMLGSVTNPDPRVRRKATDHLLECVDIMDATGSDTLKLWFSDGTNYPGQDDIRSRQDRLAEALAEVYDRLGDDQRFLLEYKLFEPAFYTTDVPDWGTAYAHCVKLGPKAQVVVDTGHHAPGTNIEFIVAFLLREGKLGGFDFNSRFYADDDLMAGAADPFQLFRIMFEVIRGGGYTEDVAFMLDQCHNIEAKIPGQIRSVMNIQEATAKALLVDREALSAAQAAGDVLGANAVFMDAYNTDVRPILAEVRVEQGLDPDPMAAYARSGYFEKIAAERVGGNQAGWGA; encoded by the coding sequence ATGAGCGACATCAAGGCCGCCCTGCGGGCGCAGGCCATCGAGACCCCGTCCTGGGCGTACGGCAACAGCGGCACCCGGTTCAAGGTGTTCGCCCAGCGGGGGGTGCCGCGGGATCCGTACGAGAAGCTGGCCGACGCCGCCCAGGTGCACGCCCACACGGGGGCCGCGCCGAGCGTGGCGCTGCACATCCCGTGGGACAAGGTCGACGACTACGCCGACCTGGCCGCGCACGCGTCGAACCTCGGTGTGCGGATCGGTGCGATCAACTCCAACGTCTTCCAGGACGACGACTACATGCTGGGCAGCGTGACCAACCCGGATCCGCGGGTGCGCCGCAAGGCGACCGACCACCTGCTGGAGTGCGTCGACATCATGGACGCCACCGGCTCCGACACCCTCAAGCTGTGGTTCTCCGACGGCACGAACTACCCCGGCCAGGACGACATCCGCTCCCGGCAGGACCGGCTGGCCGAGGCGCTGGCCGAGGTCTATGACCGGCTGGGCGACGACCAGCGGTTCCTGCTGGAGTACAAGCTCTTCGAGCCGGCCTTCTACACCACCGACGTGCCCGACTGGGGGACCGCCTACGCCCACTGCGTCAAGCTCGGTCCCAAGGCGCAGGTGGTCGTCGACACCGGCCACCACGCGCCGGGCACCAACATCGAGTTCATCGTGGCGTTCCTGCTCCGCGAGGGCAAGCTCGGCGGGTTCGACTTCAACTCCCGCTTCTACGCCGACGACGACCTGATGGCGGGGGCCGCCGACCCGTTCCAGCTGTTCCGGATCATGTTCGAGGTGATCCGCGGCGGCGGGTACACCGAGGACGTGGCGTTCATGCTGGACCAGTGCCACAACATCGAGGCGAAGATCCCCGGCCAGATCCGGTCGGTGATGAACATCCAGGAGGCCACGGCCAAGGCCCTGCTGGTCGACCGCGAGGCGCTGTCGGCCGCGCAGGCCGCCGGTGACGTGCTCGGCGCCAACGCGGTGTTCATGGACGCCTACAACACCGACGTGCGTCCGATCCTGGCGGAGGTGCGCGTCGAGCAGGGACTGGACCCCGACCCGATGGCCGCCTACGCGCGTTCGGGCTACTTCGAGAAGATCGCCGCCGAGCGCGTCGGGGGCAACCAGGCGGGCTGGGGCGCCTGA
- a CDS encoding bifunctional aldolase/short-chain dehydrogenase, which produces MTTPVEELLRRSHALGADPRNTNFAGGNTSAKGTAVDPVTGTPVELMWVKGSGGDLGTLREAGLAVLRLDRLRALSGVYPGVDREDEMVAAFDFCAFGPGGAAPSIDTAMHGLIQAAHVDHLHPDAGIAIATAADGEELTTRIFGDRVVWVPWRRPGFQLGLDIAAIQAAHPQAIGCILGGHGITAWGETSQQCQANSLEIIRTAEAYLAEHGRPDPFGPVLAGYEPLGEQERLARAAALLPVVRGLASTDAAQVGHYTATFEVLDFLSRAEHARLAALGTSCPDHFLRTKVAPLVLDLPATAPLEQAIERLRELHAAYRADYAAYYARHATASSPAMRGADPAIVLVPGVGMFSFGKDKQTARVAGEFYLNAINVMRGAEAVSAYAPIEEAEKFRIEYWELEEAKLRRMPAPRPLAARVALVTGGGSGIGAATARRLAAEGACVVVADRDVAAAEAVAGQIGAGAHRVADVAVAVEVDVTDEAQVIAAVRAAVLAFGGVDLVVNNAGLSLSRSLLETSVADWDLQHDVMARGSFLVARESARVMIEQGMGGELVYIASKNAVFAGPNNVAYGAAKADQAHQVRLLAAELGRYGIRVNGINPDGVVRGSGIFASGWGANRAAVYGVAEEELGEYYAQRTLLKREVLPEHIAGAVFQLTQLTQTTGLHIPVDAGVAAAFLR; this is translated from the coding sequence ATGACAACTCCGGTTGAGGAGCTGTTGCGGCGGTCGCACGCGTTGGGTGCCGATCCGCGCAACACGAACTTCGCGGGTGGGAACACCTCGGCCAAGGGCACCGCGGTCGATCCGGTCACCGGCACGCCGGTGGAGCTGATGTGGGTCAAGGGCTCCGGCGGTGACCTGGGCACGCTGCGCGAGGCCGGGCTGGCGGTGCTGCGCCTGGACCGGCTGCGCGCGCTGAGCGGCGTGTACCCGGGGGTGGACCGGGAGGACGAGATGGTCGCCGCGTTCGATTTCTGCGCCTTCGGGCCCGGCGGGGCGGCGCCGTCGATCGACACCGCGATGCACGGCCTGATCCAGGCCGCGCACGTGGACCACCTGCATCCCGACGCCGGTATCGCGATCGCCACCGCGGCCGACGGTGAGGAGCTGACCACGCGGATCTTCGGCGACCGGGTGGTGTGGGTGCCGTGGCGGCGGCCCGGGTTCCAGCTGGGCCTGGACATCGCCGCGATCCAGGCGGCGCATCCGCAGGCGATCGGATGCATCCTGGGCGGGCACGGCATCACCGCCTGGGGGGAGACCTCGCAGCAGTGCCAGGCCAACTCGCTGGAGATCATCCGCACCGCGGAGGCCTACCTCGCCGAGCACGGCCGCCCGGACCCGTTCGGGCCGGTGCTGGCCGGTTATGAGCCGCTGGGCGAGCAGGAGCGGCTGGCGCGGGCCGCGGCGCTGCTGCCGGTGGTCCGCGGTCTGGCCTCCACCGACGCCGCCCAGGTGGGCCACTACACCGCCACCTTCGAGGTGCTGGACTTCCTGTCGCGGGCCGAGCATGCGCGGTTGGCCGCGCTGGGCACCTCCTGCCCGGATCATTTCCTGCGTACCAAGGTGGCGCCGCTGGTGCTGGACCTGCCGGCCACCGCCCCGCTGGAGCAGGCGATCGAGCGGTTGCGCGAGTTGCACGCCGCCTACCGGGCCGACTACGCCGCCTACTACGCCCGGCACGCCACCGCGTCCTCGCCGGCGATGCGCGGCGCGGACCCGGCGATCGTTTTGGTGCCCGGGGTGGGCATGTTCTCCTTCGGCAAGGACAAGCAGACCGCCCGGGTGGCCGGGGAGTTCTACCTCAACGCGATCAACGTGATGCGCGGTGCCGAGGCGGTGTCGGCGTATGCGCCGATTGAGGAGGCGGAGAAGTTCCGCATCGAGTACTGGGAGCTGGAGGAGGCCAAGCTGCGCCGGATGCCGGCGCCGCGGCCGCTGGCGGCGCGGGTGGCGCTGGTCACCGGCGGCGGGTCCGGGATCGGCGCGGCCACCGCGCGCCGGTTGGCCGCGGAGGGGGCGTGCGTGGTGGTGGCCGACCGGGATGTGGCCGCCGCCGAGGCGGTGGCCGGGCAGATCGGCGCGGGTGCGCATCGGGTGGCGGACGTGGCGGTCGCGGTGGAGGTGGACGTCACCGACGAGGCGCAGGTGATCGCCGCGGTGCGGGCGGCGGTGCTGGCCTTCGGCGGGGTGGACCTGGTGGTCAACAACGCCGGGTTGTCGTTGTCGCGGTCGCTGCTGGAGACCAGTGTGGCCGACTGGGACCTGCAGCATGACGTGATGGCCCGCGGGTCGTTCCTGGTGGCGCGGGAGAGCGCCCGGGTGATGATCGAGCAGGGCATGGGCGGGGAGCTGGTGTACATCGCCTCGAAGAACGCGGTGTTCGCCGGGCCGAACAACGTGGCCTATGGGGCGGCCAAGGCCGATCAGGCGCATCAGGTGCGGTTGCTGGCCGCGGAGCTGGGCCGGTACGGGATCCGGGTCAACGGGATCAATCCGGACGGGGTGGTGCGCGGGTCGGGGATCTTCGCCTCGGGGTGGGGGGCCAACCGGGCCGCGGTGTACGGGGTGGCGGAGGAGGAGTTGGGGGAGTACTACGCGCAGCGCACGTTGTTGAAGCGGGAGGTGCTGCCCGAGCATATCGCCGGGGCGGTGTTCCAGCTGACCCAGTTGACCCAGACCACCGGGTTGCACATTCCGGTCGATGCCGGGGTGGCCGCGGCGTTCCTGCGCTGA
- a CDS encoding sugar ABC transporter ATP-binding protein, giving the protein MTAPGEGEAPLGPPPDETPPVLALTGVSKAFGAVQALRGVSLHLYAGEAHALAGENGAGKSTLVKTLAGVHRPDTGQVLLDGQPVEFNSPADAQQAGVAVIYQEPTMFPDLSVAENIFIGRQPKLALGRIDRKTMHERAAELFKRLGVALDPEQPARGLSIADQQLVEIAKALSRDARVLIMDEPTAALSGNEVARLFNVVKALREQGCALLFISHRLDEIFELCQRVTTLRDGAWIASEPVRGLTHDDLIRRMVGRDLDNLYPKQETQVGEVALKVARLTREGVFTDVSFEVRRGEIVALAGLVGAGRSEVARAIFGVDRWDAGSVEVNGRRLPVASPTAAMSAGLALVPEDRRQQGLVMDHSIERNIGITGLKALRRGPVISRTAERDRARDWAVRLQLKFNRLSDAVNVLSGGNQQKVVLGKWLSTEPDVLIIDEPTRGIDVGTKAEVHRLLSQLAADGLAVLMISSDLPEVLGMADRVLVMQEGRIVAEIPRERATEESVMTAATGRAS; this is encoded by the coding sequence GTGACTGCACCGGGCGAAGGGGAGGCGCCACTCGGGCCGCCCCCCGACGAGACCCCTCCGGTCCTGGCGCTGACCGGGGTCAGCAAGGCGTTCGGCGCCGTGCAGGCGTTGCGGGGTGTCTCCCTGCACCTGTACGCCGGGGAGGCGCACGCCCTCGCCGGAGAGAACGGCGCGGGCAAGTCCACCTTGGTGAAGACCCTGGCCGGTGTGCACCGCCCGGACACCGGGCAGGTCCTGCTGGACGGCCAGCCGGTGGAGTTCAACAGCCCCGCCGACGCCCAGCAGGCGGGTGTGGCCGTGATCTACCAGGAACCCACGATGTTCCCCGACCTGTCGGTCGCCGAGAACATCTTCATCGGCCGCCAGCCCAAGCTCGCACTCGGCCGCATCGACCGCAAGACCATGCACGAGCGCGCCGCCGAGCTGTTCAAGCGGCTCGGCGTGGCCCTCGACCCCGAGCAGCCGGCCCGCGGCCTGTCCATCGCCGACCAGCAGCTCGTGGAGATCGCCAAGGCGCTCTCCCGGGACGCCCGGGTGCTCATCATGGACGAACCCACCGCGGCGCTGTCCGGCAACGAGGTGGCCCGGCTGTTCAACGTGGTCAAGGCCCTGCGCGAGCAGGGATGCGCGCTGCTGTTCATCTCGCACCGCCTGGACGAGATCTTCGAGCTCTGCCAGCGGGTCACCACCCTGCGCGACGGCGCCTGGATCGCCAGCGAGCCGGTCCGGGGCCTGACCCACGACGACCTGATCCGCCGGATGGTCGGCCGGGACCTGGACAACCTCTATCCCAAGCAGGAGACCCAGGTCGGCGAGGTCGCGCTCAAGGTCGCCCGCCTCACCCGCGAGGGCGTGTTCACCGACGTCTCCTTCGAGGTCCGGCGCGGCGAGATCGTGGCGCTGGCCGGACTGGTCGGCGCCGGACGCAGCGAGGTCGCCCGCGCGATCTTCGGCGTGGACCGCTGGGACGCCGGGAGCGTGGAGGTCAACGGCAGGCGGCTGCCGGTCGCGTCCCCGACCGCGGCGATGTCCGCGGGCCTGGCCCTGGTCCCCGAGGACCGGCGCCAGCAGGGCCTGGTCATGGACCACTCCATCGAGCGCAACATCGGCATCACCGGCCTGAAGGCGCTGCGCCGCGGCCCGGTGATCTCCCGCACCGCGGAGCGTGACCGCGCCCGTGACTGGGCCGTCCGGCTCCAGCTCAAGTTCAACCGGCTGTCGGACGCGGTGAACGTGCTGTCCGGCGGCAACCAGCAGAAGGTCGTGCTGGGCAAGTGGCTGTCCACCGAGCCCGACGTGCTCATCATCGACGAGCCCACCCGGGGCATCGACGTGGGCACCAAGGCCGAGGTGCACCGCCTGCTGTCCCAGCTGGCCGCCGACGGTCTCGCCGTGCTGATGATCTCCTCCGACCTGCCCGAGGTGCTGGGCATGGCCGACCGGGTGCTCGTCATGCAGGAGGGGCGGATCGTCGCCGAGATCCCGCGGGAGCGGGCCACCGAGGAGAGCGTGATGACCGCAGCGACCGGGAGGGCCTCGTGA